From the Cucurbita pepo subsp. pepo cultivar mu-cu-16 chromosome LG05, ASM280686v2, whole genome shotgun sequence genome, one window contains:
- the LOC111794394 gene encoding uncharacterized protein LOC111794394 isoform X1, protein MAVGDLQVQGTGKKRKRGIERRLLVDENVEVRSLEDGFLGSWHGGTVIACNSGVRHVKYHHLLLNDGSGFLVDVVSVSASLDGVSSLIGKSNVRGYIRPIPPTVDFGKWPLPYGLCVDVYYQDAWWEGVVFDHEDGSVERRIFFPDLGDELLVGIETLRITQEWDEATGDWKIRGTWSFLELIDRCEKESYLPVSLKQIWYEVRAKVGFMKIGEWTSPMNDLWKELVMEVIDENLDVTLKEMLRLLEISYSLGSELGKTDVCINKNPLTDLVGFDATAITGEFVRNDMVIRNDFNQENAFDDRGLVMVEVHDHDGLNALLDSSPNSTTNIHLAQEESKLDYKSKMKTSNDLGFSCHDEALSMLPRTSPSIASDADGLFSAGAINHQRLPIVLYQNVNKQLKCSGHGNPLKWEPLNATILPDAALYPDAVSEYSLLNREKPTQALLENARKHLLYLGWKIECRTDKPIFRYTSPNGKCFYSLRQVCKLLEETSAQIPPSISKDEMRIMHDSCHVRLSSRVLEQRERSSSPNNCFETTLDGSDIVLGKPELLHRAVVDYYNLSRLGRNGRNGRKKMFEMQSKTRMHLLSLGWRFLVNNKGKGNRQRWYYTSPLGRSCASLSAACKICLDEEGIYSNTKFVGSPLRNVFIIQKAEGQLVRKEFYSPASKMDVQECSKPSSPIRTFSGESPRTSPSKDLVKFSHDKFRSTRKLRSMANLFDFSANLLQSRHKLDGKAYESGIQTLCKKYVRRRIRSPGAVKQNLSRASASAGINKFSDDMEHSRSMRVSRSSKRALEVVTPCASHHNPRTVLSWLIDNNMVLPRTKVYYCKGKDRQPMAEGRISRGGIKCCCCRKVFTINGFGIHAGSTSSRSAANILFEDGKSLLECQKLCNKKIRDFQRETFDCGRDGFSKGENDYICSICQFGGTLILCDQCPSSFHQSCLGLKKVIGFVHRVAVVFVARMNYMDTTMLLTTLSSLVVSVNVNFLCADHVECLGIKGTQNFGSYSKTYWFCNKHCKEIHLGLQKLLGKSIPVGGDNLTWSLLKATNSDTHHFNPPHPETVTENQSKLNVALSVMHECFEPVRDHHTRRDIVEDVIFSRRSELKRLNFQGFYTVLLERNDELVSVAAVRVYGERVAEVPLVGTRFQYRRLGMCRILMNELEERLRELGVQRLVLPAVSSVLNAWTSSFGFSKMNDSERLEFLNFTFLDFQETTMCQKFLLKDTVVPSSLAGKFELHDDGNKNSNSSDNICGSSAITELHPAAQAEESSILSQGQQGISAGNNSDRGPNSEGMLKNHLQINTSHIEKFPTCLAGGYKHCEGLQESTHDYLKYYRRRSKLISC, encoded by the exons ATGGCGGTCGGGGACCTTCAGGTACAGGGCACtgggaagaagaggaagcGCGGAATTGAGAGAAGGCTTCTCGTTGATGAAAATGTAGAG GTGAGGAGTTTAGAAGACGgatttcttggttcttggCATGGTGGGACTGTTATTGCATGTAACAGTGGAGTTCGTCACGTCAAGTaccatcatcttcttcttaatGATGGTTCTGGTTTCCTTGTTGATGTTGTTTCGGTCTCTGCCAGTTTAGATGGTGTTAGTTCCTTGATTGGGAAGTCGAATGTTCGAGGATATATAAGGCCAATACCACCTACGGTTGACTTTGGAAAGTGGCCTTTGCCTTATGGACTGTGTGTTGATGTGTATTATCAGGATGCATGGTGGGAAGGTGTTGTATTTGATCACGAAGATGGTTCTGTGGAGAGAAGGATTTTCTTTCCGGATTTGGGTGATGAGTTGTTGGTTGGAATTGAAACATTGCGTATTACCCAGGAATGGGACGAGGCTACTGGAGATTGGAAGATACGTGGGACCTGGTCGTTTCTGGAGTTAATCGATCGATGTGAAAAAGAATCTTATCTTCCTGTTTCTTTGAAGCAGATATGGTATGAAGTACGGGCGAAAGTTGGTTTCATGAAGATTGGAGAGTGGACTTCTCCTATGAATGATTTATGGAAGGAGTTGGTGATGGAGGTCATTGATGAAAATTTAGATGTTACTCTAAAGGAAATGCTTCGGCTTTTAGAAATTTCCTACAGTTTAGGAAGTGAACTAGGTAAAACTGATGTTTGTATCAACAAGAATCCATTGACCGATTTAGTTGGCTTTGATGCAACTGCAATAACAGGAGAATTTGTAAGAAATGATATGGTGATTAGGAATGATTTCAATCAGGAAAATGCATTTGATGACCGTGGTTTGGTAATGGTAGAAGTGCACGACCACGATGGCTTGAATGCTTTACTGGATTCTAGTCCAAATTCTACTACTAATATTCATCTAGCTCAAGAAGAATCTAAACTGGATTATAAGTCCAAAATGAAAACTTCGAATGATTTAGGTTTTTCCTGCCATGATGAAGCGTTGTCCATGCTGCCTAGAACATCACCATCCATAGCTTCTGATGCTGATGGACTTTTCAGTGCTGGTGCCATTAACCATCAACGACTTCCAATTGTCCTGTATCAAAATGTTAATAAACAGCTGAAATGCTCAGGACATGGAAACCCCCTCAAGTGGGAACCTCTTAATGCTACAATCCTTCCTGATGCTGCATTATACCCTGATGCTGTTTCTGAATATTCACTTTTGAATAGAGAAAAACCTACACAAGCCTTGCTCGAAAATGCAAGGAAACATCTTTTATATCTTGGCTGGAAAATTGAATGTAGGACAGATAAGCCTATTTTTAGATATACCTCCCCCAATGGCAAGTGTTTCTATTCGCTTCGCCAGGTGTGCAAGCTCTTGGAAGAAACCTCCGCTCAGATCCCTCCATCTATTTCCAAAGATGAAATGAGAATTATGCATGACTCATGTCATGTGAGACTCTCATCTAGGGTCCTTGAACAAAGAGAAAGGAGTTCAAGTCCCAACAATTGCTTTGAGACAACTCTTGATGGTTCTGATATCGTTTTAGGAAAACCTGAACTTTTGCATAGAGCTGTTGTGGACTACTATAATTTGAGTCGATTAGGCAGAAATGGCagaaatggaaggaagaaaatgtttgaaatGCAATCAAAGACAAGAATGCACCTATTATCTTTGGGATGGCGTTTTCTTGTCAACAATAAAGGTAAAGGAAACAGGCAAAGATGGTACTACACTTCACCTCTAGGCAGATCTTGTGCGTCACTTTCAGCAGCCTGCAAAATCTGTTTAGATGAAGAAGGCATCTACAGTAATACCAAGTTTGTTGGTAGTCCTTTGAGAAATGTATTCATAATACAGAAGGCTGAGGGCCAATTAGTTAGGAAGGAATTTTACTCTCCAGCAAGTAAGATGGATGTACAGGAATGCTCAAAGCCTTCAAGTCCAATCAGAACATTTTCTGGAGAGTCTCCTAGAACATCTCCATCCAAAGATCTTGTGAAGTTTAGTCATGATAAATTTCGAAGTACTAGAAAACTCAGGAGCATGgctaatttatttgatttttcagCTAACTTACTCCAAAGCCGTCATAAATTGGATGGTAAAGCCTATGAATCAGGCATCCAAACCCTATGCAAAAAGTATGTGAGGCGGCGCATAAGGAGTCCTGGAGCAGTTAAACAAAACTTAAGCAGAGCAAGTGCATCTGCGGGtatcaataaattttcagATGACATGGAACATAGTAGGTCAATGCGTGTGTCACGCTCAAGCAAAAGAGCGCTTGAGGTGGTCACTCCATGTGCTTCACACCACAACCCTAGAACTGTACTCTCCTGGTTGATAGACAACAATATGGTCTTGCCAAGGACAAAGGTTTATTACTGTAAAGGTAAGGATCGTCAACCAATGGCTGAAGGAAGGATATCTCGTGGTGGAATCAAATGTTGCTGCTGTCGAAAGGTATTTACTATCAATGGTTTTGGAATCCACGCTGGCAGCACTTCATCCCGGTCAGCTGCAAATATACTGTTCGAAGATGGAAAATCTTTGTTAGAATGCCAGAAACTGTGCAATAAAAAGATCAGGGACTTTCAAAGAGAAACATTTGATTGTGGGAGAGATGGTTTTTCTAAAGGTGAGAATGACTATATCTGTTCAATTTGTCAATTTGGAGGCACATTAATTTTATGTGATCAGTGTCCATCTTCATTCCACCAAAGCTGCCTTGGTTTGAAG AAGGTGATTGGTTTTGTCCATCGTGTTGCTGTGGTATTTGTGGCGAGAATGAATTATATGGACACAACAATGTTGTTGACAACCCTTTCCTCACTTGTTGTCAGTGTGAACGTAAAT TTTCTTTGTGCAGATCATGTTGAATGCTTAGGAATCAAGGGGACTCAAAACTTTGGAAGCTATTCTAAAACTTATTGGTTTTGTAACAAACATTGTAAAGAG ATACATTTGGGCCTCCAAAAGCTTTTAGGAAAATCGATCCCAGTTGGTGGTGACAATCTAACCTGGTCACTACTGAAGGCCACAAATTCTGATACTCATCATTTCAATCCTCCTCATCCCGAGACCGTAACAGAAAATCAGAGCAAGCTTAATGTTGCTCTCTCCGTGATGCATGAATGTTTTGAACCTGTTAGGGACCATCATACGAGAAGAGACATTGTAGAGGATGTCATTTTTAGCAGAAG GTCAGAGCTTAAGCGGTTGAACTTTCAAGGTTTCTATACTGTGCTCTTAGAAAGAAATGATGAATTAGTCAGTGTTGCTGCTGTAAG GGTCTATGGAGAGAGAGTGGCAGAAGTTCCACTTGTTGGCACACGTTTTCAGTATCGTCGTCTCGGCATGTGTcgtattttgatgaatgagcTTGAAGAG AGGCTGAGAGAACTGGGAGTTCAGAGGCTGGTCTTGCCAGCTGTTTCTAGTGTGCTCAATGCATGGACTTCGTCATTTGGATTTTCAAAGATGAATGATTCCGAGAGATTAGAGTTTCTCAATTTTACTTTCCTGGATTTCCAGGAAACTACAATGTGTCAGAAATTCTTGCTCAAGGATACAGTTGTGCCTAGCTCATTAGCAG GGAAGTTTGAACTTCACGATGATGGCAACAAAAACAGCAATAGTTCTGATAATATTTGTGGATCAAGTGCTATAACCGAACTTCATCCAGCAGCACAAGCTGAGGAGAGCAGTATCTTGAGTCAAGGACAACAGGG AATATCTGCAGGTAACAACAGTGATAGAGGCCCCAATTCGGAG GGGATGTTGAAGAATCATCTTCAAATCAATACAAGCCACATTGAGAAATTTCCCACATGCTTGGCTGGAGGCTACAAACATTGTGAAGGTCTCCAAGAGAGTACTCATGATTATTTGAAGTACTACAGGCGGAGAAGCAAGTTGATCAGTTGTTGA